Below is a genomic region from Raphanus sativus cultivar WK10039 chromosome 4, ASM80110v3, whole genome shotgun sequence.
CCAATACAAAGAGTTTTGGAAGGTGTTGAAGGTGCCGCTTGGGCAAGGACCAAAGTTAGATGAACTGAGGGTAGCATTAGAGGTCTGTCCGGCGTGGAGTTTCGGTCAGCGTAAATGGCTAGGGCTGTTACTTCTTCAAGCCATGGGACTTTATGCTATGCATCATAATTCTAGGATACCGTTTGAAAGTGCAAAAAGAGTATTCGACGATGAAGCCATGATGACGTATCCATGGGGTCGGACTGCATATGAAGTTCTTGTTGACTTTATTAAGAGGTTGGATCCACAAGGAAAGTCATACTTCATAAATGGTCTGACGAACGTGTTATTGGTTTGGGCATATGAGTCTGTCACTTGTTTTGGAGAGCGTTTTGGGAGAGTGGTCGATGAGCAAGAAGTTCCTCTTTTCCCATGGGGTGGAAAGCGTACACTTACAAGTTTAGATACTGTCATAGCTGAGGAGATTAAATAACATGGCGAGGTAAGGTGTCAGctgatttattatttaatatgtattaaGTGGCTGGGATAGTGTTTATATGGTGGCTGGGTTTTTTGGTATTAGTTATTTGATGGCTGAGATAGTGTTTATATGGTGGCTGGGTTTTTGGTACTTTGTGgcttttttattaaatgttacggctgagttatttaTTCTTTACGACTGAGTTATGTGTATGTGTTctttacggctgagttatttGTTCATTACGACTGAGTTATTTGTTctttacggctgagttatttGTTCTTTATGGCTTAGTTATTTGTTCTTTACGGCTGAGTGATTTGTTCCTTACGGCTGAGTTATTAGCATGGCTGAGTTATTTTGATTTGGTGGCTGATTTTTCAGGTGCGCGTGAGAAAAATGGTTATGAAGGACTCCTTAGAAGAGATGTTTACTCAGTGGCCAGATGAATCAGATGACACGCGACTTGTGAACTTGATAACCGACATATATACAGGTCGGTTTGTTAGAGGTTTTTGGGTAACACCGAtgaaacacaaacaaacaaaggcTGGTGGTTTGTCAAAGGCTGAACCACCCATTAAGAAGCAGAAGAAAGTGAACATCATTGTTGAGGATGAAGTTGCTGTGGAGGGGAAGGGTGCTCGCGAGAAGGAAAGTACGGAAGATATTGGGAACAAGAAGGTATTGTTGACCATAATGCATTCTTTGGAGAAAATTTCTTCAAAAATAGACAACTACGATAATAGATTCGATATCGTCGATGAGAGATTCAACAAATTTGAAGAGCGATTAACTAGATACGAGTCTAGAGATTCCAACATTGCTAATTTAGTCAGAATTGCAGTGGAGGAGTACTTATCTAAAGTTCCCGAACAATAATCTTTATCGTTGCCGCCACCGCCACCACCGCCGCAGCAATCTGTCACTAGTTCCTGCTAAGGCCTCTCCTGCTAAGGCCTCTCCTGCTAAGGCCTTCAGAacagtagctcaggcaagtGATGTTGATTTTGTTACTGTTTCTCCTTCTAAAGACCCAGCCGTAGGACGCGGATGCAAGGTAAAGTTAAAGGTAAGAGGAGATGAGGTTAAGGAGAAGGACGATAAGGAGGCTGAGTTAGCAACGAAGGAGGATGAGTTAGCAAAGAAGGCGGCTGAGTTAAAGAAGAAAGCGAAGGACGATAAGGAGGCTGAGTTAGCAAAGAAGGCGCCTGAGTCAAAGAAGAAAGTGAAGGATCCTAAGAAATTGGCGGCTGAGAAGAAGGCACGGCTGGTTGAGGAAAGAGGCGGCTGAGAAGAAGGCACGGCTGGTTGAGGAAAGGAAAGAGACGACTGAGTTAAAGAAGAAAGCGAAGGCGCATGAGGCCCCAAAAAGAAGAACGCGTGGCGGTGTAATAACAGTAACTGTACCTCAGCCGAAACCGATTCAATCTGATAGTGATTTGGCGGATATTACTGACCAATATATCGCAGCACAAGACGAAGTGCTTCCGGAGTCTGATGTGGAGGAAGAGGATATAATCAGATCTGCAAGAATTAAGGAATATCGGGAGAAAAATGTTCAGTTATCTCCAACTGGCCGTGGCCGTGCATTGTTCGCTGAAAATGCTCTTTCACCACCAGTTTTTCCTCACATTGGAGACAATGGAACGACGTGTATGAGGAAGAATTTTGAACCTTCACCAGCAATATATGATCCTTTAACACCGGTTGATCCAGCAAAATTGGATAAACTTAAGGAACACCTAGAGAAACATAAGGACGTTCCCACTAAAAAAACAGCAGCACATGAGGGTGAGTTTTACAGAATCATCATCACTGAAAGACCGTAGCCAGTGAAAGATTATGGATGGCTGTTTGATGATGTAAGTCTACGTTCTTTTTTGGCTGAGTTAATTATTCTATGTGGCTGAGTTAGTATTCTTTTTTGGCTGAGTTATGTGTTCTTTACGGCTGAGTTTAGTGTACTATATGGTTGAGTTATGTCTTCTATATGGCTGTGGTATGTGTTCTTTACGGTTGAGTTTATTATTCTATGTGGTTGAGTTAGTATTCTTTTGTGGCTGAGTTATGTGTTATTTACGGCTGAGTTTAGTGTACTATATTGTTGAGTTATGTCTTCTATATGGCTGAGTTAATTATTCGTTTATATTGacttgattttttatttttgcataaCATGTTAGTGCGTTTCTGCGAGTCCCCACCAAAAGGTCCATGCAAGATCCCAGCCCATATTGGTCCAAGCGCATTGCATTTATTGACCTCTGGTTCCTCAGTACATGGGTTCACGGTTACATGCAATTCAAGATAAATCCGTAGCGGATGAAATTCAAAGATAATGGCTATGAAGAGTTAATAAACGGTAGGATGCCCCTGGACTGTCCTACAAACTTGAAGTGGTATGAGGATGTGGATCATCTGTACGGAGTGCTTCAAACTGGTGGCGATCATTGGGTGGCATTTCACGTAGATCTGCTTAAGGAGAAGATTGATTGCTATGATCCAATCATTGGACAGATAACACCCGAAAGTGAAAAGAAGATTGTAGATGCATTTAAGCCTCTTACGCAAATGCTACCTGCGATGTTGAACGAGAATATTCCTCCCACATTCCGAAAAGGCAAATACATTCCACAAAACAACCAGATTGGCGATTGTGGAGTGTATGCATTGAAGTTTGTGGAATGCTTAGCGCTTGGCGTGACTTTTGATGGGATAAATGATAGTAATATTTAAGGTATACGGGTGAAGATGGCAGCAGATATCCTCGATGAAAAAGGAAATGACATGTATGAACAATTTAAGTAACCTTTTGAACGATTTGTATTTGACTTTAGCTAATGGTATGTTTCTATAAGCCAGCCACATTGTTTCAATAAGCCAGCTTCATTGTTTCAATAATCCAGTCGTATCGTTTCAAACCACAAACATACCCTCAAAAATCGAAAGGGTTTAATATAACCCAGCCACATCGTTTCAAAAAGTCAGCCGTATCGCTTAGATAATCAAGCCAAACCACAAACATACCCTCAAAAATCAAAAGGGGTTAATATAACCCAGCCACATCGTTTCAATAAGCCAGCCGTATCGCTTAGATAATCCAGCCAAACCACAAACATACCCTCAAAAATCGAAAGGGTTTAATATAACCCAGCCACATCGTTTCAATAAGCTAGCCGTATCGCTTAGATAATCCAACCAAACCACAAACATACCCTAATATTGGAAAATGTACtttaaaaagttattataaattaatattatcagTTTTAGATGAATATATAACCAACAGACTGTGTATTCTTCATTGAATTTACAAGTTTTAAATTGATAATGGTCTTGAGGTATAAGTTGTCTTACAAACACTTAAAACCTTTGTAACTATATATGTGTTGAACGCACCAAATACAAAGTATACcatataaatgtttttacaaCTGAATTTGtgtaatttcttatattttatagtggtaactaaaccataaacactaaatcctaaacactaaccCCCAAATActtaaccctaaatcctaaaacataaaattatccTAAACATAAACTCAGCCGTAATATGACATTAACTCAGCCGTTGGGCGGGAACTTGAAAATATGTTTGTGCGGgaacttgaaaatattttagcCCATAGCTGGCCCAGCTCTATATATAGATGTAATAAAGTAACTTTTTCAGAAGAAAAAGTTGGAATTAGGGTTCTTAAAGAAAAGTGTCTTCCTCATCTAATCGGGTAAACATTTTGTTACGAAATCAAGAAAACAAATGTTTGGGAGAATTAACATTTTGTTTGGGAGAATCAAAACGGTTCTTAAAGAAAAGTAACATTTTGTTTCGGAGAATTTTAATCGCGTTGCCAGATCGATGTTTCGTCAACAAATGTGGTTGCTGAAGAGGGATTGGGCACTTGGTCGCAAGAAGCCTGATTGGATGCTAACTAGAGTTTGGCTTTACATGTCAATAACCCAGCCTGTAGATGTTAATAACCCAGCCTTTACAAGTCAATAACTCAGCATGTACAAGTCAATAACTCATCATGTACATGTCAATAACTCAGCCTGTACAAGTCAATAACTCAGCCTGTACAAGTCAATAACTCAGCCTTTACATGTAAATAACCCAGCCTTTACAAGTCAATAACTCAGCCTTTACATGTAAATTATAACTCAGCCTTTACAAGTCAATAACTCATCCACATTATTTAGTTAACTCAGTCTTTAATATAACCCAGCCACATCGTTTCAATAAGCCAGCCGTATGGCTTATATAATACAAAGTATACCATATATAAATCGAAAGGGTTATTTACAAGTCAATAACTCAACCTTCATATGTAAATAACCCAGCCTTTACAAGTCAATAACTCAGCCACATTATTTAGTTAACTCAGTCTTTCATATAACTCAGTATTTAAATGTCAATAACACAGCCGTAATTAGAAACATTAAAATCAACAACTCAGCCACATAATTGAAACTAATACATCACTTTTAAATCGGACAAGTTTTTACATTATGACCACTCTGTCTACAACGAGAACATGTGTGTTCTTTCCTAGGACATTTTTTTTCAAGTGCAACCTCTAAAGCAgatttcattctattttttttaggCCTTCCTGGCTGACGACGAATAGACGGGGGAAAGCATGGGAGGTTAACCACGTTATCTGGAACTGGTTGCGCTGAATACCCCAGCATGATTGATTGAGCGTATGCGCTCACCAAATAAGCGTTGGTATAGTAAGGACTGCACAGGGATATACGAGAAACATTCCTGGACTCCGCAGCTGCGATTGCATGCGAACATGAAATTCTCTCCCGTTCGAAACGCCTGCATGTGCACTTTCTCCCTTCCAAGTTAACAACATGCAAAGACTCACCATATGTAACTTCAGTGTGATTAGCATCGATCCTTTGTACCGTCAACAGTCTCGCGGTAGTAACACGACCCTATTATAGATAAATAAACAATGAAAAGCATTATAGGCTGACTTACTTGAAAAACATTATAGGCTGACTTATTAAAGTTACGGCTGACTTATACAATATAAAGGCTGACTTATGCAATCTATGTGGGCTGACTTAGGCAATCTGCTGGGCTGACTTATGCAATCTATTTGGCTGACTTATGTAACTAACTATAATGTGGGCTGACTTATGCAATCTATTTGAGCTGACTTATTCAACATTAAGGCTGACTTACCTGTAGTAGTTTCTCTACACAACGTGTAAGCGTAGTTGGCTGCGATGCAGTAGCATCTCTCCGTTCAGCAAACCATCTGGTCATCATAACCCGTATCGACTATAATAGTCGAACAATGTTAAGACCTCTAGCATTTGACAATGCTCTGTTCATCGATTCCACAATGTTCGTAGTCATCAAATTATACCTTTCGCCCGGAAAATGAACACGCGCCCACAATCGGGGATCTGCTCTTTCGAGGTAGCCGTGAAGTTCAGGATTAATCGCTTCAATCTCCTCGTAAATTGCAGTAAAGTCAGGCATCCTAAAACATCTTGCCGCTTTCTTCACCAGACGAAATACATCTTTTCCTTTGTACCGTCCCAAAATGTTCTTATATAAATGGTACGTGCAAATTCCCCGAGAAGCTAACGGATACACATTTCGAATAGCCTTCCCAATCGACTTATGCCTATCTGAGATTATCGCAAGATCCTTGTCGTCTGGTATCAAATGTTTTAGTTGCGTAAAAAACCAGTGCCACGAATCGTCATTTTCTGTGTCGACCACAGCGAATGCTATTGGAAAAATCTGAAAGTTGCCATCCTAAGCTAGTGCGGTTAGAAGCGTCTCTTTGTATTTGCCATTAAGAAACGTACCGTCGACAACAACCACTTTGCGCATGAAAGGAAGCCCATTAATGCTCTCACCAAACGCAAGGAACACATACATGAATCTTCCAAACTCATTGATTTGAAGACGCGTTACTGTATCCGGATTTGCACTTCTTATCATGTATAAGTAAGAAGGCAAGTTTTCAAACCCACTCTCAGGTGTTCTCTCATCGATTTCCCTTCCAAATTTCAGCGTCTTTTATGATTTCCAATAAGACATCTACACAAATGAAGACAAATAACTCAGCCAAAACGTATAAATAACTCACCCGACGAGTA
It encodes:
- the LOC108851125 gene encoding uncharacterized protein LOC108851125, whose amino-acid sequence is MAHDTPPVYVPNTRQLQKTLSLRKIEKLRLCVEITEKDDGEISREDGAEKNYEEVYDGLSLEEEHDDNENNFSSILDGSNQKDVGEDEENEEDDEFESRFDMFDDSDDASSEDDNFSSYGESPAQDEDSPTPPPKSRSKNLWMGGCKEDPEVLRLEMSSLNLAVGQRYESKAELERRLKLLSVKDEFDFDVEVSNPDLLIVKYWVAGCIWRVCASTQGDSPAFYVRIYESLHTCSVTERSNRSRQATPDILGQLYKDYLGDVGPAIRPTSVGIALNKQFGLKTLKFGREIDERTPESGFENLPSYLYMIRSANPDTVTRLQINEFGRFMYVFLAFGESINGLPFMRKVVVVDDDKDLAIISDRHKSIGKAIRNVYPLASRGICTYHLYKNILGRYKGKDVFRLVKKAARCFRMPDFTAIYEEIEAINPELHGYLERADPRLWARVHFPGERWFAERRDATASQPTTLTRCVEKLLQGRVTTARLLTVQRIDANHTEVTYGESLHVVNLEGRKCTCRRFERERISCSHAIAAAESRNVSRISLCSPYYTNAYLVSAYAQSIMLGYSAQPVPDNVVNLPCFPPSIRRQPGRPKKNRMKSALEVALEKKCPRKEHTCSRCRQSGHNVKTCPI